A single region of the Duganella sp. BuS-21 genome encodes:
- the motD gene encoding flagellar motor protein MotD, translating to MQHRRARRKFDDEPENHERWLISYADFITLLFAFFVVMYAISAVNIGKYRVFSDALGDAFGGKGAAERVNTEVPNLPIPNPALKRRTELLRKEKEQMTKLAQDLLSTLAPLVKEGKVRVTQNSRGVSVEINASVLFDPGDARLTSESTEALRAVASLLKADSHNVQVEGHTDNQPIGNTRFPSNWELSSVRASSVVRLFIEAGVVAERLTAVGFSSNVPVAPNDTPVGRARNRRVAVTILSGIPDPSTEVPTQ from the coding sequence ATGCAGCACCGGCGCGCGCGCAGGAAGTTCGACGACGAACCGGAGAACCACGAACGCTGGCTGATTTCCTACGCCGACTTCATCACGCTGCTGTTCGCCTTCTTTGTGGTGATGTATGCGATTTCGGCGGTCAACATCGGCAAGTACCGGGTGTTTTCCGACGCGCTGGGCGACGCCTTCGGCGGCAAGGGCGCGGCCGAGCGGGTCAATACCGAAGTGCCGAACCTGCCCATCCCCAATCCCGCGCTGAAGCGCCGCACCGAGTTGCTGCGCAAGGAAAAAGAGCAGATGACCAAGCTGGCGCAGGACTTGTTGTCGACGCTGGCGCCGCTGGTCAAGGAGGGCAAGGTGCGGGTGACGCAGAATAGTCGCGGCGTCAGCGTCGAGATCAATGCCTCGGTGCTGTTCGATCCGGGCGACGCGCGCCTGACCAGCGAGTCGACCGAGGCGCTGCGCGCGGTGGCCAGCCTGCTCAAGGCCGATAGCCACAACGTGCAGGTGGAAGGGCATACCGACAACCAGCCGATCGGCAATACGCGTTTCCCGTCCAACTGGGAACTGTCGTCGGTGCGCGCCAGCAGCGTGGTGCGCCTGTTCATCGAGGCGGGCGTGGTAGCGGAGCGGCTGACGGCCGTGGGCTTCAGTTCCAACGTGCCGGTGGCGCCCAACGACACGCCGGTCGGGCGCGCACGCAACCGCCGCGTGGCGGTGACCATCCTGTCCGGCATTCCCGATCCGAG